The Paraconexibacter algicola genome includes the window GGCACGCCGAGCGCGACGAGGCCGCCGCCGCGCTCGGGCTGTCGCCGCTGCAGCGGCTGCGCTGGGTGACGTGGCCGACGATCCGCGGACCGCTGCTGCTCGGGTGCGTCGTGGTGTTCGCGTTCGTGCTCGGCGCCTTCGACGTGCCGCTCGCGGTCGGCCCGACCTACCCGCAGACGATCGCCGAGTACGCGCTCGGCGCCACGCAGGGCGACGTCGTCACCGGCCAGTCCACCGCGGCCGCGGCGCTGCTGCTCGCCGCCGCCGTGTCGGTGGTGCTCGCGGCGCTCGCGGTCCGTGCCGCGCGGGGACTGCGCGATGCGTAGGCCCCCGGCGGGGACCGTGCCCGCCGCCCTCGTCGCACTGCCGCTGCTGGCGCTCGTCGTCCGCGCCGTCGCCGACGCGTGGCGCGCGCCCGACCTGCTGCCGACCGACCTCGGCCTGCGCGGGGTGCGCGCCGCACTCTCCGGGGAGGCGGCGACCGCCACCGGCAACTCGGCGCTCGTCGCCGCCGCGACGACCGCGCTCGCGCTGCTGGTCGCGTGGCCCGCGGCCCGCGTGCTCGCCGAGCGGCGGCTGCGCCGACCCGGGCCGGTGCTGGTGCTCCTCGCCGCCCCGCTGCTCGTCCCCGGCTACGCGATCGGCACCGGGCTGAACGAGTGGCTCATCCGCCTCGGCGTCGACGGGACGCTCCCCGCGATCGTGCTCGCGCACCTGACCTTCGCGGTCCCGTACGCGACGCTCGTGCTGCTCGGCGGCTTCGGGCCGCGGCTCACCGCCCTGGAGGA containing:
- a CDS encoding ABC transporter permease subunit translates to MPAALVALPLLALVVRAVADAWRAPDLLPTDLGLRGVRAALSGEAATATGNSALVAAATTALALLVAWPAARVLAERRLRRPGPVLVLLAAPLLVPGYAIGTGLNEWLIRLGVDGTLPAIVLAHLTFAVPYATLVLLGGFGPRLTALEEMAHTAGLAPRRRLLLVTLPAAAPTVAAAALLAFLVSWSDYGTSLAVGAGRPMLPLVLLPFIGTDPQIAASLALVFLAPALVALAVAVRAGRRPL